The nucleotide sequence ATATGTCATGCAGGATCTGCACGAAGCAGGCGGAGTACCTGCTGTTATGAAGCTTCTACTTGAAGAAGGGCTTCTGCACGGCGACTGTCTGACAGTTACAGGAAAAACAGTAGAAGAAAACCTGCGCGAAATGGAAGGCCTGAGAGAAGGACAGGACGTCATCTATCCTCTGGAGCAGGCATTGAGAAAAGACGGGCCGCTTGTGATTCTGAAAGGGAACTTATCGCCAAGCGGGGCGGTTGCAAAAGTTTCCGGCCTGAAAGTAACGAAAATGACAGGGCCTGCAAAGGTATTTGATACAGAGATTGAAGCGACAGAAGCTGTGATGTCAAACGAAGTGACCGCAGGTGATGTGCTGATTATCCGCTATGAGGGCCCTAAAGGGGGACCGGGTATGCCTGAGATGCTGTCCCTGTCATCCATCATTGTCGGCAAAGGCCTTGGAGAGAGCGTAGCACTGCTGACAGATGGCCGCTTTTCCGGCGGGACTCATGGTCTTGTAGTCGGGCACATTACGCCTGAAGCACAGGTCGGCGGACCGATTGCCCTTGTGAAAAATGGTGATCTTATTACGGTTGACAGCGATAAGCGTGAACTTCATCTGCATGTGTCGGATGAAGAGCTTGCTGAAAGAAAAGGTTCATGGAGCGCTCCTCCTCTCAGAAACCGCGGTGTCCTCGGCAAATATGCAAGAACCGTTTCCTGTGCATCACAGGGTGCGGTGACAGATGCATTTGAAGAGGCAAAAGAACCTGCCAAAACCCGCTGAGGGCCCGTCTGTTGAATTGTCATTCCACCTGTAGTATTCTTTTACTACATGCGAAGGCTTAGGAGGAATGACAAATGTCAATGGCATATGAAGAATACATGCGTCAAATGGTGAAACCAATGCGTGCAGAGCTGACAAATGCAGGGTTTCAGGAATTAACGGCTGAAGAAGATGTGAAAGCGTTTATGGAGAAGGCACAAGGCACGACTCTTGTAGTAGTCAACTCTGTCTGCGGCTGTGCAGCAGGACTTGCAAGACCGGCTGCAACTCAGGCGGTTATGCAGGCTGAAAATGCGCCGGACCACCTTGTGACGGTGTTTGCAGGGCAGGACAAAGAAGCTACGGCTGCAATGAGAGGCTACTTTGAAGGGTACGAACCATCTTCTCCCTCAATGGCGCTTTTAAAGGGAGATAAAGTTGTTCACTTTATCCCTCGTCATGAAATCGAAGGAAATACGATCGAGAACATTATGGAAAATCTTATCAGTGCCTTTGACTCAGCTAAATAAGGATTATCGGGATGCCTGGAAGCAGGCATCCCTTTGTCATGACTTGAAAATGGCGCATCTGCAATCCAAGGGGTCCTGTCCAGAAGAAACGGGCCGCCGCGCTTTAAATGGGAGGTGAAAGCCTGTGATTGTCACAACCG is from Bacillus sp. FSL H8-0547 and encodes:
- a CDS encoding BrxA/BrxB family bacilliredoxin → MSMAYEEYMRQMVKPMRAELTNAGFQELTAEEDVKAFMEKAQGTTLVVVNSVCGCAAGLARPAATQAVMQAENAPDHLVTVFAGQDKEATAAMRGYFEGYEPSSPSMALLKGDKVVHFIPRHEIEGNTIENIMENLISAFDSAK